In Tachysurus vachellii isolate PV-2020 chromosome 1, HZAU_Pvac_v1, whole genome shotgun sequence, a genomic segment contains:
- the LOC132855102 gene encoding serine/threonine-protein kinase pim-1-like, whose amino-acid sequence MSFIQRKSQECLQHVEEPNQKEAYFFWKLMELRCNQNGNTLLAEVAVLLFKNYRLLRKRLGVNNEDSWCLPLAKLLCSDNPKDQILDDVIQMGQDLDSKGLTHAAQLCYMVAMEELQILEGSSFELIGCDRLPISQSAMREAIEKTEVYEYVCWLTTGFAQPNFQSFKSYHAIRLYEFGLFDQAFEYCKTIATAIASFPQEISKTTMKLTIALSETLHQGKGKEPEWLLNLRQLYADKVFMLMTPEGSLMYSVVFNLQHPREERHDTQWAVFESQYSTGELLGEGGYGSVRAGVRKADGKQVAIKHVGKTKNDVFITIPGETHSLPREVALMEMVSKPSRCENVLELYEWFDMSDSYILVLERPSPCKDLRQFLNGHNCRLSEPLAKQILRQLVQAARHCNDHGVLHRDIKAENILINTETLEIKLIDFGCGCLLQDTPYKCYAGTWAYCPPEWLCEGLYLGVPATIWSLGVVLFDMVCGHLPFGCEDDIIDRNMRIAPGLSQGCRDLILWCLHRHPYVRPTFEEILSHEWFEELQKEVKDQRPLLESQITPWA is encoded by the exons ATGAGTTTTATCCAGAGAAAATCCCAGGAGTGCCTACAGCATGTGGAGGAACCCAACCAAAAGGAAGCTTATTTCTTCTGGAAGCTTATGGAGCTGCGTTGCAACCAAAATGGA AACACACTGCTGGCTGAAGTCGCTGTGCTCCTGTTTAAGAACTACAGACTTCTGAGGAAACGg CTAGGGGTTAACAATGAAGATAGCTGGTGTCTTCCGCTGGCAAAACTTTTATGCTCCGACAACCCAAAAGACCAGATACTGGATGATGTGATTCAAATGGGACAAGACCTTG ACTCCAAAGGACTGACCCATGCTGCACAGCTGTGTTACATGGTTGCAATGGAGGAGCTGCAGATTTTAGAGGGATCCAGCTTCGAGCTCATCGGCTGTGACAG ACtgccaatcagccaatcagccaTGAGGGAAGCAATTGAAAAAACTGAGGTATACGAATACGTATGTTGGCTGACCACGGGGTTCGCCCAGCCAAACTTCCAG AGCTTCAAGTCCTATCACGCCATCAGGCTATATGAGTTTGGCCTTTTCGACCAAGCCTTTGAGTACTGCAAGACCATCGCTACAGCAATTGCTTCCTTTCCACAAGAAATCTCAAAGACCACGATGAAACTGACCATTGCG CTTTCAGAGACACTACACCAAGGGAAGGGAAAAGAACCAGAGTGGCTGCTAAATCTTCGTCAACTGTACGCAGATAAAGTGTTTATGCTGATGACCCCAGAAGGTAGCCtaatgtatagtgtggtgtTCAATCTCCAGCATCCACGTGAGGAACGCCATGATACACAATGGG CGGTGTTTGAGTCCCAGTACTCTACTGGAGAGCTGCTGGGTGAAGGAGGCTACGGGAGTGTCCGTGCAGGAGTCCGTAAGGCAGACGGTAAACAG GTTGCCATTAAACATGTGGGCAAGACGAAGAATGACGTTTTCATCACCATT CCTGGAGAGACACACAGCCTTCCTCGAGAGGTTGCACTGATGGAAATGGTGTCCAAGCCATCTCGGTGTGAGAACGTGTTGGAGCTGTACGAGTGGTTCGACATGTCAGACAGCTACATCTTGGTCTTGGAGCGACCCAGCCCCTGCAAAGACCTCCGTCAATTCCTGAATGGTCACAATTGTCGACTGTCAGAACCTCTGGCGAAACAAATCCTGCGTCAGTTGGTTCAGGCTGCTCGCCATTGCAATGACCATGGTGTCCTGCACCGTGACATCAAGGCAGAGAATATTCTCATAAACACAGAAACGCTGGAGATAAAGCTGATAGACTTTGGCTGTGGGTGTTTGCTGCAGGACACCCCCTACAAATGTTATGCAG GAACTTGGGCGTACTGCCCACCTGAGTGGTTATGTGAGGGACTATATTTGGGTGTTCCTGCTACCATCTGGAGCCTGGGAGTTGTTCTGTTTGACATGGTGTGTGGACACCTGCCCTTCGGTTGTGAGGATGACATCATTGATCGGAACATGCGAATCGCTCCCGGCTTGTCTCAAG GTTGCCGTGATCTGATCTTGTGGTGTCTACACCGACATCCTTACGTTCGTCCCACGTTCGAGGAAATCCTCAGCCacgaatggtttgaggaacttCAGAAGGAAGTCAAG GACCAGCGTCCTCTTCTGGAGAGCCAAATTACACCATGGG CTTGA